A DNA window from Limnothrix sp. FACHB-406 contains the following coding sequences:
- the ccmA gene encoding heme ABC exporter ATP-binding protein CcmA gives MGAAVSLQNVQKIYGDRPVVNDLSFEIQAGEMFGLLGPNGAGKSTTIRMITTLTRPTAGQIQVAGFDVARQMQQVRQQIGVVLQQTSVDGDLTVWENLEFHGRLHHIPTKERQGRIDRWLDYVELGDRRDSLVKTLSGGMKRRLQIARALLHEPEILFLDEPTVGLDPQTRRRLWEIIRDLNRGGMTMLLTTHYMDEVEYLCDRIGIMDAGQLIELGTLQDLRTKHGEGLVMKQTADRWDYKFFPTLLEANQYLDSQAVKTGLMVRPSNLEDIFVELTGRQLD, from the coding sequence ATGGGCGCGGCGGTTTCCCTGCAAAACGTACAAAAAATCTATGGCGATCGCCCCGTGGTGAACGATCTCAGCTTTGAGATTCAAGCGGGAGAAATGTTTGGGCTGCTGGGCCCCAACGGCGCGGGCAAGTCCACCACCATTCGGATGATCACCACCCTCACTCGCCCCACCGCTGGACAAATTCAGGTGGCTGGGTTTGATGTGGCTCGCCAAATGCAGCAGGTGCGGCAACAAATTGGCGTGGTGTTGCAACAAACCAGCGTGGATGGCGATTTAACCGTTTGGGAAAATTTGGAATTCCACGGCCGGCTGCACCACATTCCCACCAAAGAGCGCCAAGGGCGGATCGATCGCTGGTTGGACTATGTGGAACTGGGCGATCGCCGCGATAGTCTCGTGAAAACCCTGTCGGGCGGGATGAAGCGTCGGTTGCAAATTGCCCGCGCCCTGTTGCATGAGCCGGAAATTTTATTTTTGGATGAGCCAACGGTGGGGTTGGATCCGCAAACGCGCCGCCGCCTGTGGGAAATTATTCGCGACCTCAATCGCGGTGGCATGACGATGCTGCTGACGACGCACTACATGGACGAAGTGGAGTATCTGTGCGATCGCATCGGCATCATGGACGCGGGCCAACTGATTGAGCTGGGAACGCTGCAAGATTTGCGCACCAAACATGGGGAAGGATTGGTCATGAAACAAACGGCCGATCGCTGGGATTACAAATTCTTCCCCACCCTTTTGGAAGCGAATCAATATCTAGATTCCCAGGCAGTGAAAACCGGGTTGATGGTGCGTCCATCGAACCTAGAGGATATCTTTGTGGAGCTGACAGGCCGCCAACTGGATTAA
- a CDS encoding cupin domain-containing protein, which produces MPDQRDSVAQPTQPKPVDQAIDGEIVTVRPDAETLTRQRLPYFVGISEATAGSRGISLNLVIIPPGGAAEPHFHRDYETAIYLLQGRVETRYGKGLKQSIIHEAGDFIFIPAGVPHQPHNLSTSEPAQALVARNDPNEQENVVLYDPAADQDTD; this is translated from the coding sequence ATGCCCGATCAACGCGATTCGGTGGCTCAGCCCACTCAACCGAAACCGGTCGATCAAGCCATTGACGGTGAAATTGTGACCGTTCGCCCCGACGCGGAAACCCTCACGCGCCAGCGATTGCCCTACTTTGTGGGCATTTCAGAAGCCACCGCAGGATCCCGAGGCATTTCCCTGAACCTGGTGATTATTCCGCCCGGGGGGGCAGCCGAACCCCACTTCCATCGGGACTATGAAACAGCGATTTATCTGCTCCAAGGACGGGTTGAAACGCGCTATGGCAAAGGGCTGAAACAATCGATCATCCACGAGGCGGGCGACTTTATTTTCATTCCCGCTGGCGTTCCCCACCAGCCCCACAACCTCAGCACCAGCGAACCGGCCCAGGCGTTGGTGGCCCGCAATGACCCCAACGAACAGGAAAACGTGGTGCTCTATGACCCGGCGGCGGATCAGGATACGGATTAA
- a CDS encoding glycosyltransferase family 39 protein, producing MTDRAMRAPRWLVWGSIGLITIGCLLRFSGLGQFLPWYDELATLQHIAVQSELDLTQLWQGREQVLADLWHSLSTKPQKTTWDMVTSLATHDAHHPPLYYLFVRVWADWFGNTIVSLRTATAIMGVILLASVFWLLRQLSQRPSLPWVGTALVALSPLQILYAQEAREYVIWLIFFVLSSGFLARSLRHSTWPHWLLYGITLTLNWYSHLLGGFVLLGHGLWVGVWLWRSGDRNWRRAIPWAIAAVGTLLAISPWIWVLYRVQTQSAASLAWLSQAGPPGIHRWAALRAFAATLWDNQPNLWASFPTATDVPCLLVTLWMIVALVGCWRSGEPLLKGFVLSAVAPFLLLVWLPAIVMDRTMASIIRYQFPLLLGMQVVLANWIVTTCEQITPKPVQEWPQPLSFYLFRWRWMPHCFAALLAILLLVANLNAARARSWQLSWWSKGGTVSVEIAKALKEIDRPLLVMTDIPGYSLSALALSHASDRLKSRGVTVWLAPSFQGLNWPDRPNTFLFSPSPDLRQAIEQRGQRLIPFGTSWWNLWRLQSAPPDRPAPDRPST from the coding sequence ATGACCGATCGAGCAATGCGAGCACCACGTTGGTTGGTTTGGGGATCGATTGGGCTAATCACCATTGGCTGCCTGCTGCGATTTTCCGGTTTAGGCCAGTTCCTGCCTTGGTATGACGAACTGGCGACATTGCAGCACATCGCCGTCCAATCGGAATTGGATCTCACCCAACTGTGGCAGGGGCGCGAACAGGTTTTGGCCGATCTATGGCACAGCCTATCGACAAAACCCCAAAAGACCACCTGGGATATGGTCACATCCCTCGCCACCCATGATGCCCATCACCCGCCCCTGTATTACCTGTTTGTGCGCGTCTGGGCCGACTGGTTTGGCAACACGATCGTCAGCCTCCGCACCGCCACGGCGATCATGGGGGTGATCCTGCTGGCCAGTGTTTTTTGGCTCCTGCGGCAACTGAGTCAGCGTCCCAGCCTGCCTTGGGTGGGCACGGCGTTGGTTGCCCTGTCTCCCTTGCAAATTCTCTATGCCCAGGAGGCGAGGGAATATGTGATCTGGCTGATTTTTTTTGTGCTGTCCAGCGGATTTTTAGCCCGATCGCTGCGTCATTCCACCTGGCCCCACTGGTTGCTGTATGGAATTACCCTCACCCTGAATTGGTATAGCCATTTGCTGGGGGGGTTTGTGCTGCTGGGCCATGGCCTTTGGGTTGGGGTTTGGCTGTGGCGATCAGGCGATCGGAACTGGCGACGGGCAATCCCTTGGGCGATCGCCGCCGTTGGAACCCTGCTGGCCATTTCCCCTTGGATTTGGGTGCTCTATCGAGTCCAAACCCAATCAGCCGCCTCCCTGGCCTGGCTCAGTCAGGCGGGGCCCCCAGGAATTCACCGTTGGGCAGCCCTGCGGGCCTTTGCCGCCACCCTGTGGGATAACCAACCGAATCTTTGGGCTTCCTTCCCAACGGCGACCGATGTTCCCTGCCTGCTGGTGACCCTGTGGATGATTGTGGCCTTGGTGGGATGTTGGCGATCGGGAGAACCCTTGCTCAAGGGGTTTGTTCTCAGTGCAGTGGCCCCGTTCCTCTTGCTGGTCTGGCTGCCTGCGATTGTGATGGATCGAACGATGGCTTCCATCATTCGCTACCAGTTCCCCTTGCTTTTGGGAATGCAAGTGGTGTTGGCCAACTGGATTGTCACGACCTGCGAGCAAATTACCCCGAAGCCTGTCCAAGAATGGCCCCAGCCCCTATCGTTCTATTTATTCCGCTGGCGCTGGATGCCCCACTGTTTTGCGGCGCTGTTGGCGATTTTGTTGCTGGTTGCTAACCTGAACGCCGCCAGAGCACGCTCCTGGCAATTGTCCTGGTGGAGCAAGGGGGGAACCGTTTCTGTCGAAATTGCCAAAGCCCTGAAAGAAATTGATCGCCCCCTGTTGGTGATGACCGATATCCCTGGGTATTCCCTTTCTGCTTTGGCCTTGAGCCACGCCAGCGATCGCCTGAAATCTCGCGGTGTTACTGTTTGGCTGGCTCCCAGTTTCCAAGGCTTGAACTGGCCCGATCGCCCCAACACCTTTTTGTTTAGTCCATCCCCTGATCTCCGCCAGGCGATCGAGCAGCGGGGTCAGCGGTTGATTCCCTTCGGAACTAGTTGGTGGAATTTGTGGCGATTGCAATCCGCCCCGCCCGATCGCCCCGCGCCCGATCGCCCCTCAACTTAG
- a CDS encoding glycosyltransferase family 39 protein, whose translation MADLWRSLAAKPGKTAWDTVQSLAAANAHHPPLYYLLARGWAHWFGNNIVSLRTVTALMGVALLPSVFWFLRQLSDRPSLPWIGTVLVALSPLQILYAQEAREYAIWLVFVVLSSGFLARSLRNSAQKSAQKSTGVHWLLYGITLTLNWYSHLLGGLVLLGHGLWVGVWWWRSGDRHWRRVIPWAIAAGGTLLVMSPWLWTLFQVREGAVISLDWLNQTYQPGMQRWSAMRVFAATLWDNQPNIWIPVSRVVDSIRLGVLVLSVGALVHCGRSSEPMVKRFVFSTIAPFFLLLWLPAIVMDRAMATIIRYQLPLIIGVQVALADWITTLCDRIPPKPDQALPQPLWFYLRRWRWMPQLVASSLAILLVVANLNAAKARSWQLSWWNKGGPGWVEVAKALKEVDRPLIVMTAVPGYSSSALSLSYASDRLKARNITFWLAPSIQNLNWPDRPNTFVLVPGKKLPKAIEQRGQRLVPFGASWWNLWRLESSTPDRPAPDRPST comes from the coding sequence ATGGCCGATCTCTGGCGCAGTCTTGCTGCAAAACCAGGCAAAACGGCTTGGGATACGGTTCAGTCTTTGGCTGCTGCCAATGCCCATCACCCACCCCTCTATTACCTGCTAGCCCGAGGTTGGGCCCACTGGTTTGGGAACAACATTGTCAGCCTCCGCACGGTGACGGCTCTGATGGGAGTTGCGTTGTTGCCCAGTGTGTTTTGGTTCTTACGCCAATTGAGCGATCGCCCCAGTTTGCCTTGGATTGGTACGGTGTTGGTGGCCCTGTCACCGCTACAAATTCTCTATGCCCAAGAGGCGCGAGAATATGCCATTTGGCTGGTTTTTGTGGTGCTTTCCAGTGGGTTTTTAGCCCGATCGCTGCGAAATTCTGCGCAAAAGTCTGCACAAAAGTCCACTGGAGTTCACTGGTTGCTGTATGGCATCACCCTCACCCTCAATTGGTACAGCCACTTGCTTGGGGGGTTGGTGTTGCTGGGCCATGGCCTTTGGGTTGGGGTTTGGTGGTGGCGATCGGGCGATCGGCATTGGCGACGGGTTATCCCTTGGGCGATCGCGGCGGGTGGAACCCTTTTGGTCATGTCCCCTTGGCTATGGACACTGTTTCAAGTGCGAGAAGGGGCTGTGATATCTCTGGACTGGTTGAATCAGACCTACCAACCCGGGATGCAGCGTTGGTCTGCCATGCGTGTGTTTGCGGCCACCCTGTGGGATAACCAGCCGAATATTTGGATCCCAGTTTCCAGGGTTGTGGATTCAATTCGACTAGGGGTCTTGGTGTTGTCTGTGGGGGCGCTGGTGCATTGTGGGCGATCGAGCGAACCAATGGTGAAGCGATTTGTCTTTAGCACCATTGCCCCGTTTTTCCTGTTGCTTTGGTTGCCAGCCATCGTGATGGATCGCGCCATGGCCACCATCATTCGCTATCAATTGCCGCTGATCATTGGTGTGCAAGTGGCCTTAGCCGATTGGATTACCACGCTTTGCGATCGGATTCCCCCCAAGCCTGATCAGGCATTGCCCCAACCTCTGTGGTTCTATCTCCGCCGTTGGCGTTGGATGCCTCAACTTGTTGCGAGTAGCTTGGCGATTTTGTTGGTCGTGGCTAACTTGAACGCGGCAAAAGCCCGCTCCTGGCAATTATCCTGGTGGAACAAGGGTGGGCCGGGTTGGGTGGAAGTTGCCAAGGCCTTGAAAGAGGTCGATCGCCCGTTAATCGTGATGACAGCGGTTCCTGGCTATTCTTCCTCGGCCCTGTCTTTGAGTTATGCCAGCGATCGCCTGAAGGCTCGTAACATCACCTTTTGGTTAGCTCCCAGCATTCAAAACTTGAACTGGCCCGATCGCCCCAATACCTTTGTGCTCGTTCCCGGCAAGAAACTGCCCAAAGCGATCGAGCAGCGGGGTCAGCGGTTGGTTCCCTTTGGGGCCAGTTGGTGGAATCTGTGGCGTTTGGAATCCTCCACCCCCGATCGCCCCGCGCCCGATCGTCCCTCAACTTAG
- a CDS encoding Tab2/Atab2 family RNA-binding protein has protein sequence MAVIWELDFYSRPILDADQKKVWEILICESPTDSRADWQSLFRYSKYCSNSEVNSVTLMQAIEEAIVKAGQAPSRIRFFRQAMKNMIVKACQDAELPCALSHRTHAIKDWIADRLETVYPQEPGYQATAQTAGVFMPPPAAQPLPDALLGQKWAFVSLEASAFGELHEWAIDFGEAFPLSMVNLAPDTPIPGLLIFSPRAMAISAWMSGLEMGFVRIEQQVKPSSLSSDREEFPDRVILETGIGDAWVLSTLPNAAQKAEGQTFEAQKQGAQGVHFLAVQTNPDEERFAGFWLMRDRRDS, from the coding sequence ATGGCCGTTATCTGGGAACTGGATTTTTACTCGCGTCCGATTTTAGATGCAGACCAAAAAAAGGTTTGGGAAATCTTGATTTGTGAGAGTCCCACTGACTCGCGGGCCGATTGGCAATCCCTGTTTCGCTACAGCAAATATTGCTCCAACAGCGAGGTCAATTCCGTGACCCTGATGCAGGCGATCGAAGAGGCGATCGTCAAGGCAGGCCAGGCCCCCAGCCGGATTCGTTTTTTCCGGCAGGCCATGAAGAACATGATCGTCAAAGCCTGCCAGGATGCGGAGTTGCCCTGCGCCCTCAGCCACCGCACCCACGCCATCAAGGATTGGATTGCCGATCGGCTCGAAACGGTCTATCCCCAAGAACCGGGCTACCAAGCCACTGCCCAAACGGCAGGCGTGTTCATGCCGCCACCGGCCGCCCAGCCCTTGCCCGATGCGCTGTTGGGGCAAAAGTGGGCCTTTGTTTCCCTGGAAGCGTCGGCCTTTGGCGAGCTGCATGAATGGGCGATCGACTTTGGCGAGGCGTTTCCCTTGTCCATGGTCAACCTAGCGCCCGATACGCCAATTCCCGGGTTGCTGATTTTTTCGCCTCGGGCCATGGCCATCTCCGCTTGGATGTCGGGTTTGGAAATGGGTTTTGTGCGGATTGAACAACAGGTGAAGCCTTCCAGCCTGTCGAGCGATCGGGAGGAATTTCCCGATCGGGTGATTTTGGAAACCGGCATTGGTGATGCTTGGGTGCTCTCGACCTTGCCCAATGCGGCCCAAAAAGCCGAGGGACAAACCTTTGAAGCCCAAAAGCAAGGGGCCCAAGGAGTGCATTTTCTGGCGGTGCAAACGAATCCCGATGAGGAGCGCTTTGCGGGCTTTTGGCTCATGCGCGATCGCCGCGACAGCTAA
- a CDS encoding carbohydrate ABC transporter permease — MDIDQTTHQTFGSQASLWKTLAQYVLLGAIALVMLLPLLWLMGTSLKSPTEDIFSFPPRLIPAAPTLENFVKAWTSAPFAQYLLNSTLVAGLTVALNLLICSLAAYPLARLSFKGREWIFSAIVATIAIPFQIVMIPLYILAVNLGLRNSFIGLIFPAIASAFGIFLMRQAFRGVPKDLEEAARIDGCSELGIWWHVMLPSVRPALITLAIFVFIGAWSDFLWPLLILDDPNYYTLPLGVARLSGTFSLDWRLIAAGSVISIAPILAFFLVMQNYIVPSETGSGVKG, encoded by the coding sequence ATGGACATTGATCAAACCACTCACCAGACTTTCGGTTCCCAAGCATCGCTCTGGAAAACCCTGGCTCAATATGTGCTTTTGGGGGCGATCGCCCTGGTGATGTTGTTGCCCTTGCTCTGGCTGATGGGCACATCTTTGAAGTCGCCCACGGAAGATATTTTTTCCTTTCCGCCTCGGCTGATTCCCGCCGCGCCGACCTTGGAAAATTTTGTCAAAGCCTGGACGAGCGCCCCCTTTGCGCAATATTTGCTCAACAGCACCCTGGTGGCGGGGTTAACCGTGGCGTTGAATTTATTGATCTGTTCCTTGGCGGCCTATCCTTTGGCGCGGTTGTCGTTTAAGGGACGGGAATGGATTTTTAGCGCGATCGTGGCCACCATTGCCATTCCCTTCCAAATTGTGATGATTCCGCTCTATATTTTGGCGGTGAATTTAGGGCTACGAAATAGTTTTATTGGCTTAATTTTCCCGGCGATCGCCTCGGCCTTTGGCATTTTTTTGATGCGCCAGGCCTTCAGGGGCGTGCCGAAGGACTTGGAAGAAGCGGCCCGAATTGATGGCTGTTCTGAGTTGGGAATTTGGTGGCATGTGATGTTGCCATCGGTGCGGCCGGCGCTGATTACCCTGGCAATTTTTGTGTTTATTGGGGCTTGGAGCGATTTTCTCTGGCCGCTGCTGATTTTGGATGACCCGAATTACTACACATTGCCGCTGGGGGTGGCGCGGTTGTCGGGTACGTTTTCCCTAGATTGGCGCTTGATTGCGGCGGGTTCGGTCATTTCGATCGCCCCAATTTTGGCTTTCTTTTTGGTGATGCAAAACTACATTGTGCCCAGCGAAACGGGCAGTGGCGTGAAGGGTTAG